A window of Microvirgula aerodenitrificans DSM 15089 contains these coding sequences:
- a CDS encoding ExbD/TolR family protein, giving the protein MDFRRGRRRDEPEINFIPLIDLLLVVLIFLMVTTSYSRFADLKLNLPTLGARPGVAATAPLAVGLDAKGEVRIGDGKTLALPDAATLSKLLTAAAAGNADHPLVIYADEMTPHRNVMRVLEAARLAGLNRVTFAATARRAS; this is encoded by the coding sequence ATGGACTTCCGTCGCGGTCGCCGGCGTGACGAGCCGGAAATCAACTTCATTCCGCTGATCGACCTGCTGCTGGTGGTGCTGATCTTCCTGATGGTGACCACCAGTTATTCGCGCTTTGCCGACCTCAAGCTGAACCTGCCGACCCTCGGTGCCCGGCCGGGCGTTGCCGCTACCGCGCCGCTGGCGGTCGGACTGGACGCGAAGGGCGAGGTCCGCATCGGCGATGGCAAGACGCTCGCCCTGCCTGACGCCGCCACGCTGTCGAAGTTGCTGACAGCGGCGGCAGCCGGCAACGCCGACCATCCGCTGGTGATCTATGCCGACGAGATGACGCCGCACCGCAATGTGATGCGGGTGCTGGAAGCGGCCCGCCTGGCCGGTCTGAACCGGGTGACCTTCGCCGCGACCGCGCGTCGGGCATCATGA
- the xseA gene encoding exodeoxyribonuclease VII large subunit, with product MPFPDANVISVSELNRLARDLLESGLPALWISGEISNLTLAASGHAYFSLKDERAQIRAVMFRNRLSQLGFVPKEGMRVEARGTVTLYEPRGDYQVNLAELRQAGLGALFEAFEKLKARLAIEGLFDNRHKKPLPAHPRAIGIVTSPRAAALRDVVTTLRRRAPGIPLILYPAQVQGEAAPAQIVAAIEAAGARQEVDVLIVCRGGGSIEDLWSFNDERVARAVFACPLPVVSGVGHETDFTICDFVADLRAPTPTAAAELTSPDRAAMLARLAELRRHLDHALRRRLENAAQRLDQLGRRLVHPGARLNQQRERLAADGRLLEQLIRSRLASTRQRVDGLGERLRRASPDLPRRAERLTRDAAALTRARNGLLDAHRQRLARLADQLAALNPAAVLARGYAIVETADGHAATDPAQLAQNERVTLRLAHGSVDARISHPPRQHELPL from the coding sequence GTGCCCTTCCCGGACGCCAATGTCATCAGTGTTTCCGAACTCAACCGCCTGGCCCGGGACTTGCTGGAGTCCGGCCTGCCGGCCCTGTGGATCTCCGGCGAGATTTCCAACCTGACGCTGGCCGCGTCCGGTCATGCCTATTTCTCGCTGAAGGACGAACGCGCGCAGATCCGTGCCGTCATGTTCCGCAACCGCCTGTCCCAGCTGGGTTTTGTACCGAAGGAAGGCATGCGGGTCGAAGCGCGCGGCACGGTCACCCTGTACGAACCGCGCGGCGACTACCAGGTCAATCTGGCCGAGCTGCGCCAGGCCGGGCTGGGCGCGCTGTTCGAAGCGTTCGAGAAGCTGAAGGCCCGGCTGGCGATCGAGGGCTTGTTCGACAATCGTCACAAAAAGCCGTTGCCAGCCCACCCGCGCGCCATCGGCATCGTGACCTCGCCGCGCGCAGCCGCATTGCGCGATGTCGTCACCACCCTGCGCCGCCGGGCGCCGGGCATCCCGCTGATCCTGTACCCGGCCCAGGTTCAGGGTGAGGCCGCACCGGCGCAGATTGTCGCCGCCATCGAGGCCGCCGGCGCCCGCCAGGAAGTCGATGTGCTGATCGTGTGCCGGGGCGGCGGCAGCATCGAGGATCTGTGGTCATTCAATGATGAGCGGGTGGCGCGGGCGGTGTTTGCCTGTCCGCTGCCGGTGGTCAGCGGCGTCGGTCACGAAACCGACTTCACCATCTGTGATTTCGTTGCCGACCTGCGCGCCCCGACACCTACCGCTGCCGCCGAGCTGACCAGCCCCGACCGGGCCGCGATGCTGGCGCGGCTGGCGGAGCTGCGTCGTCACCTCGACCATGCGCTGCGTCGCCGGCTGGAGAACGCCGCACAGCGGCTCGACCAGCTTGGACGCCGGCTGGTCCACCCGGGTGCACGACTGAACCAGCAGCGCGAGCGGCTGGCGGCCGATGGCCGGCTGCTGGAACAGCTGATCCGCTCGCGGCTGGCGTCCACGCGACAACGGGTCGACGGACTTGGAGAGCGGCTGCGCCGCGCAAGCCCCGACCTGCCGCGCCGCGCCGAAAGGCTCACCCGCGATGCCGCCGCGCTGACCCGTGCCCGCAACGGCCTGCTGGACGCACACCGCCAGCGGCTGGCCCGGCTGGCCGACCAGCTGGCAGCCCTGAACCCGGCGGCGGTACTGGCACGCGGCTATGCCATTGTCGAGACCGCTGATGGCCACGCCGCCACCGACCCGGCGCAACTGGCACAAAACGAACGGGTCACGCTGCGGCTGGCGCACGGCAGCGTCGATGCGCGCATCAGCC
- the lpxK gene encoding tetraacyldisaccharide 4'-kinase, which yields MSLSRLIEAHWYAPHPALTLLLAPLSALFVLVSGVRRCAYRHGWLRCERLPVPVVVVGNINVGGVGKTPLTRYLVDALRAQGWHPGVISRGYGGSHQAPTAVTVDSAAAEVGDEPLLLATTGCPVWVGRDRVAAGRALLAAHPDVDVLLSDDGLQHYRLARDVEIAVLDAARGLGNGWRLPAGPLREPRGRLATVDAVVSHGAARPDLLPAGVPGFVMTLRPGRFWQLVAPDRYCEAADLAGKDCAAVAGIGHPERFFATLASLGLHPRQYAFPDHHHYADGDMPDADAILVTEKDAVKLRQGKDARIWALPVAAVMEPDLGRWLARTLEGL from the coding sequence ATGAGCCTGTCCCGCCTGATCGAAGCGCACTGGTATGCGCCGCACCCGGCATTGACCCTGCTGCTGGCGCCGCTGTCGGCCCTGTTTGTCCTGGTCAGCGGTGTGCGCCGCTGCGCGTATCGCCATGGCTGGTTGCGCTGCGAGCGCCTGCCGGTACCGGTGGTGGTGGTTGGCAACATCAATGTCGGCGGTGTCGGCAAGACACCGCTGACCCGCTATCTGGTCGACGCGCTGCGGGCGCAGGGCTGGCACCCCGGCGTGATCAGCCGCGGCTATGGCGGCAGTCACCAGGCGCCGACGGCAGTGACGGTGGACAGTGCGGCCGCTGAAGTCGGCGACGAGCCGCTGCTGCTGGCGACCACTGGCTGCCCGGTCTGGGTCGGCCGCGACCGCGTTGCCGCCGGACGCGCGCTGCTGGCGGCGCATCCCGATGTCGACGTGCTGCTGTCCGATGACGGGCTCCAGCATTACCGGCTGGCGCGCGATGTCGAGATCGCGGTGCTGGATGCCGCACGCGGGCTCGGCAATGGCTGGCGGCTGCCCGCAGGCCCGCTGCGCGAGCCACGGGGCCGGCTGGCGACGGTCGATGCCGTGGTGAGCCATGGCGCGGCGCGGCCGGACCTGCTGCCGGCCGGCGTGCCGGGCTTCGTCATGACACTGCGCCCCGGGCGTTTCTGGCAACTGGTTGCACCGGACCGGTACTGCGAGGCCGCCGATCTGGCCGGGAAGGACTGCGCGGCCGTGGCCGGCATTGGCCATCCGGAGCGTTTCTTCGCCACGCTGGCGTCGCTGGGCCTGCATCCGCGCCAGTATGCGTTTCCCGACCACCATCACTATGCCGACGGCGACATGCCCGATGCCGACGCCATCCTGGTCACGGAAAAGGACGCGGTAAAACTGCGGCAGGGCAAGGATGCTAGAATCTGGGCTTTGCCGGTTGCCGCCGTGATGGAACCCGATCTCGGGCGCTGGCTGGCCCGAACCCTCGAAGGACTGTGA
- the kdsB gene encoding 3-deoxy-manno-octulosonate cytidylyltransferase, producing the protein MSADFVVVIPSRLKSTRLPDKPLADIAGKPMVVRVAEQAARSRAGRVVVATDHPRILAACSEHGVEAVMTAADHPSGTDRLAEVADLLTLADGQIVVNVQGDEPLIEPGVIDCVAAALDGSDAPMSTAAHPLDNAADFFSPNVVKVVLDRHNRALYFSRAPLPWARDAFATDRSVLPADHPALRHVGIYAYRAGFLRQYRELSPAPIESIEALEQLRVLWHGFPITVATLTGAPAPGVDTPDDLERVRRLFAAR; encoded by the coding sequence ATGTCGGCCGATTTCGTCGTCGTCATCCCGTCGCGGCTGAAATCGACCCGTCTGCCCGACAAGCCGCTGGCCGATATCGCCGGCAAGCCGATGGTGGTGCGCGTGGCCGAGCAGGCGGCGCGCAGCCGCGCCGGCCGCGTGGTGGTGGCGACCGATCATCCGCGCATCCTGGCGGCCTGCAGCGAACACGGTGTCGAGGCGGTCATGACCGCCGCCGACCACCCGAGCGGCACCGACCGGCTGGCCGAGGTCGCCGATCTGCTGACGCTGGCCGACGGCCAGATCGTCGTCAATGTGCAGGGCGACGAACCGCTGATCGAGCCCGGGGTGATCGACTGCGTGGCCGCAGCCCTGGACGGCAGCGACGCGCCGATGTCGACCGCCGCGCACCCGCTGGACAATGCGGCGGACTTCTTCAGCCCGAATGTGGTCAAAGTCGTACTTGACCGTCATAACCGCGCCCTTTACTTTAGCCGGGCACCACTGCCCTGGGCGCGCGACGCCTTTGCGACGGACCGGTCCGTGCTGCCGGCGGACCACCCCGCCTTGCGGCACGTCGGCATCTACGCCTACCGGGCGGGATTCCTGCGCCAGTACCGCGAGCTGTCCCCCGCACCGATCGAGAGCATCGAAGCCCTCGAACAGCTGCGGGTGCTGTGGCACGGCTTTCCGATCACGGTTGCCACGCTGACCGGCGCGCCTGCACCCGGCGTCGACACGCCCGACGATCTCGAGCGTGTCCGCCGGCTGTTCGCTGCCCGATGA
- a CDS encoding MotA/TolQ/ExbB proton channel family protein — protein MLAIIEAAGWPIWFLILASVIALAIILERLWSLRAAVVAPPCLLDETLDTWRRQGADDGLIRRMASGAPLARVLAAGLRNAEQPREIMKDAIEEAGRGVSPELDRFLTTLGTIAAMAPLLGLLGTVFGMIEIFAAQGPAGENPMQLAHGISIALYNTAFGLIVAIPSMIFYRHFRARSDQLLLDMEQQALRLVEVVHAEPR, from the coding sequence GTGTTGGCCATAATTGAAGCGGCCGGATGGCCGATCTGGTTTCTGATTCTTGCCTCGGTGATCGCGCTCGCCATCATCCTGGAACGGCTGTGGAGCCTGCGCGCCGCCGTGGTTGCCCCGCCATGCCTGCTCGACGAGACGCTGGACACCTGGCGCCGCCAGGGGGCCGATGACGGTCTGATCCGGCGCATGGCGTCCGGTGCGCCGTTGGCGCGCGTGCTGGCCGCCGGCCTGCGCAATGCCGAACAGCCGCGCGAAATCATGAAGGATGCGATCGAGGAGGCCGGGCGTGGCGTGTCGCCGGAGCTGGACCGTTTCCTGACCACGCTGGGCACCATCGCCGCCATGGCGCCGCTGCTTGGCCTGCTGGGCACCGTCTTCGGCATGATCGAAATCTTCGCGGCGCAGGGACCGGCCGGTGAAAACCCGATGCAGCTGGCGCACGGCATCTCCATTGCCCTGTACAACACGGCCTTCGGTCTGATCGTCGCCATCCCGAGCATGATCTTCTACCGCCATTTCCGTGCCCGTTCCGACCAATTGCTGCTCGACATGGAGCAGCAGGCGCTGCGACTGGTCGAAGTCGTGCATGCGGAGCCGCGCTGA
- a CDS encoding Trm112 family protein, producing the protein MDAKLLEILVCPVCKGPLVLRKDAQELVCKGDRLAFPIRDDIPVMLESDARELAADEDIG; encoded by the coding sequence ATGGACGCCAAACTGCTCGAAATCCTGGTCTGCCCGGTTTGCAAGGGCCCGCTCGTGTTGCGCAAGGACGCACAGGAACTGGTCTGCAAGGGCGATCGCCTGGCTTTCCCGATCCGGGACGATATCCCGGTCATGCTGGAAAGTGATGCGCGCGAACTCGCCGCAGACGAGGACATCGGCTGA